From one Novosphingobium sp. genomic stretch:
- the nuoF gene encoding NADH-quinone oxidoreductase subunit NuoF, with amino-acid sequence MALQDKDRIFTNLYGYQPWNLDAARKRGDWDNTKALLEKGRDGIIQEMKDSGLRGRGGAGFPTGMKWSFMPKESRDGRPSFLVINADESEPGSCKDREILRHDPHKLIEGALVAGFAMGARAAYIYIRGEYIREAETMFAAVAEAYDAGLIGKNACGSGYDYDVFVHRGAGAYICGEETAMIESLEGKKGQPRLKPPFPAGAGLYGCPTTVNNVESIAVAPTILRRGAGWFASFGRENNKGTKLFQISGHVDKPCVVEEEMSISFRELIEKHCGGIRGGWDNLLAVIPGGSSVPLVPAAEIMDCPMDFDGLKAVGSGLGTAAIIVMDKSTDIVRAISRISYFYKHESCGQCTPCREGTGWMWRVMERMRTGDAAVEEIDMLFNVTKQVEGHTICALGDAAAWPIQGLIKHFRPEMERRIAAKSGALQEAAE; translated from the coding sequence ATGGCCCTTCAGGACAAGGATCGCATTTTCACCAACCTCTACGGCTATCAGCCGTGGAACCTGGACGCGGCCCGCAAGCGTGGCGACTGGGACAACACCAAGGCGCTGCTGGAAAAGGGCCGTGACGGCATCATCCAGGAGATGAAGGATTCCGGGCTGCGCGGGCGTGGCGGCGCCGGCTTCCCCACCGGCATGAAGTGGTCCTTCATGCCCAAGGAAAGCCGCGACGGTCGTCCCAGCTTCCTGGTCATCAACGCCGACGAATCCGAGCCCGGCTCGTGCAAGGACCGCGAGATCCTGCGCCACGATCCGCACAAGCTGATCGAGGGCGCGCTGGTCGCCGGTTTCGCGATGGGGGCCCGCGCGGCCTACATCTACATTCGCGGCGAATACATCCGCGAGGCCGAAACCATGTTCGCCGCCGTGGCCGAGGCCTATGACGCGGGCCTGATCGGCAAGAATGCCTGCGGTTCGGGTTACGATTACGACGTCTTCGTCCACCGCGGCGCGGGCGCCTACATCTGCGGCGAAGAAACCGCGATGATCGAGAGCCTTGAGGGCAAGAAGGGCCAGCCCCGTCTCAAGCCCCCGTTCCCGGCAGGCGCCGGCCTCTATGGCTGCCCGACCACGGTGAACAACGTTGAGTCGATCGCCGTGGCGCCGACCATCCTGCGCCGTGGCGCCGGCTGGTTCGCCTCGTTTGGTCGCGAGAACAACAAGGGCACCAAGCTTTTCCAGATCAGCGGGCATGTCGACAAGCCCTGCGTGGTCGAGGAAGAGATGAGCATCTCCTTCCGCGAGCTGATCGAAAAGCACTGCGGCGGCATTCGCGGCGGTTGGGACAATCTGCTGGCGGTGATCCCCGGCGGGTCCTCGGTGCCGCTGGTGCCTGCCGCCGAGATCATGGATTGCCCGATGGACTTCGATGGCCTCAAGGCCGTGGGTTCGGGTCTGGGCACCGCCGCGATCATCGTGATGGACAAGTCCACCGACATCGTGCGCGCCATCAGCCGCATCAGCTACTTCTACAAGCATGAGAGCTGCGGCCAGTGCACCCCCTGCCGCGAAGGCACGGGCTGGATGTGGCGCGTGATGGAACGCATGCGTACCGGTGACGCGGCGGTCGAGGAAATCGACATGCTGTTCAACGTGACCAAGCAGGTCGAGGGCCACACCATCTGCGCTCTGGGTGACGCGGCCGCATGGCCGATCCAGGGCCTGATCAAGCACTTCCGCCCCGAGATGGAACGCCGCATCGCCGCCAAGAGCGGTGCGCTTCAGGAGGCAGCCGAGTAA
- the nuoE gene encoding NADH-quinone oxidoreductase subunit NuoE, translated as MADRHLEPDTPELRARWGNFAWTEANAAQAKVVVARYPEGRQRSAVMPLLDLAQRQVGAETNTQGWLPIPVMEYVASYLDMPIIRVVEVATFYTMYNLVPVGRYHVQVCGTTPCMLRGSDDLISACHKRGMKAGHISDDGLWSFTEVECMGNCSSAPMVQINDDNYEDLTTERLDKILDALARGETPKAGTQEPGRHTVEPANALSNLHAMVGDNHDYRGEW; from the coding sequence ATGGCTGATCGTCATCTTGAACCCGATACCCCCGAGCTGCGCGCGCGCTGGGGGAATTTCGCCTGGACCGAGGCCAATGCGGCCCAGGCCAAGGTCGTTGTCGCGCGCTATCCCGAAGGGCGCCAGCGCTCGGCGGTGATGCCGCTGCTCGATCTGGCCCAGCGCCAGGTCGGCGCCGAGACCAACACCCAGGGCTGGCTGCCGATCCCGGTGATGGAGTATGTCGCGAGCTATCTCGACATGCCGATCATCCGCGTGGTCGAGGTCGCCACCTTCTACACCATGTACAATCTGGTCCCCGTGGGCCGCTATCACGTGCAGGTCTGCGGTACGACGCCCTGCATGCTGCGCGGTTCGGACGATCTGATCTCCGCCTGTCACAAGCGTGGCATGAAGGCCGGGCACATCAGCGACGATGGTCTCTGGAGCTTCACCGAGGTGGAATGCATGGGCAATTGCTCGTCGGCGCCGATGGTGCAGATCAACGACGACAATTACGAGGATCTGACGACCGAGCGTCTCGACAAGATCCTCGACGCGCTGGCCCGTGGCGAAACGCCCAAGGCCGGCACGCAGGAGCCGGGCCGCCACACGGTCGAGCCCGCCAATGCGCTGTCGAACCTGCATGCGATGGTTGGCGACAACCACGATTATCGAGGGGAGTGGTAA
- a CDS encoding nuclear transport factor 2 family protein: MSNLATAEAMLAAYNAQDADLYVSYMTDDASEAGYRGDVVREGKEGTRTGLAAAFVKWPENRAEVRHKQDIGNYVLMREYVTRGPASDGSPLVEPFEVIAVYSFEGDKCSRVEFIR; this comes from the coding sequence TTGAGCAACCTGGCAACCGCCGAGGCGATGCTGGCCGCGTATAACGCGCAGGATGCCGACCTCTATGTCAGCTACATGACCGATGATGCCAGCGAGGCTGGCTATCGCGGCGATGTGGTTCGCGAAGGCAAGGAAGGGACCCGCACGGGTCTGGCCGCCGCTTTCGTGAAATGGCCGGAAAACCGCGCCGAAGTCCGCCACAAGCAGGACATCGGCAATTATGTCCTGATGCGCGAATATGTGACGCGTGGGCCCGCCAGCGACGGTTCGCCGCTGGTCGAGCCTTTCGAGGTCATCGCCGTCTATTCGTTCGAGGGCGACAAGTGCTCTCGCGTGGAGTTCATCCGCTAA
- a CDS encoding NADH-quinone oxidoreductase subunit D → MTGLVLEESPTTGDQIITNYTINFGPQHPAAHGVLRMVTELDGEIVERIDPHIGLLHRGTEKLIEHKTYLQALPYFDRLDYCSPLGMEHSYVLAVEKLLNVEVPLRAQYLRVLFAELTRICNHMMNIGSQVMDVGAMTPMLWMFEIREDCLNFFERASGARMHSAYFRPGGVHQDVPLKLLVDIGEWLDKRFVELFDDACSLFVDNRIFKQRNVDIGVVSKEDALKWGFSGPMLRGSGIPWDIRKSQPYDVYDRMDFDIPVGTSGDCYDRMMVRVEEVRQSARIMKQCLAEMPEGPIQSEDRKVSPPKRGEMKQSMESLIHHFKLYTEGFHVPAGEVYVATESPKGEFGVYLVSDGGNKPYRCKIRPTAFSHLQAMDFLTKGHMLPDITAILGAMDIVFGECDR, encoded by the coding sequence GTGACCGGTCTTGTCCTGGAAGAATCGCCGACCACCGGCGATCAGATCATCACCAATTACACCATCAACTTCGGTCCCCAGCATCCTGCCGCTCACGGCGTGCTGCGCATGGTCACCGAGCTGGATGGTGAAATCGTCGAGCGTATCGATCCGCATATCGGCCTGCTGCATCGCGGCACCGAGAAGCTGATCGAGCACAAGACCTATCTGCAGGCGCTGCCCTATTTCGACCGGCTGGACTATTGTTCGCCGCTCGGCATGGAGCACAGCTACGTTCTGGCGGTGGAAAAGCTGCTGAATGTGGAGGTGCCGCTGCGCGCCCAGTATCTGCGCGTGCTCTTCGCGGAGCTGACCCGCATCTGCAATCACATGATGAACATCGGTTCGCAGGTGATGGACGTGGGTGCGATGACGCCCATGCTGTGGATGTTCGAAATCCGCGAGGATTGCCTCAACTTCTTCGAGCGTGCCTCGGGCGCCCGTATGCACTCGGCGTACTTCCGTCCGGGCGGCGTGCATCAGGATGTGCCTCTCAAGCTGCTGGTCGATATCGGCGAGTGGCTGGACAAGCGCTTTGTCGAGCTGTTCGACGATGCCTGCTCGCTCTTCGTGGACAACCGCATCTTCAAGCAGCGCAACGTCGACATCGGCGTGGTCAGCAAGGAAGACGCGCTCAAGTGGGGCTTCTCGGGCCCGATGCTGCGTGGTTCGGGCATCCCCTGGGATATCCGCAAGTCGCAGCCCTATGACGTCTACGACCGCATGGACTTCGACATTCCCGTCGGCACCAGCGGCGACTGCTATGACCGCATGATGGTGCGCGTCGAGGAAGTGCGTCAGTCGGCGCGCATCATGAAGCAGTGCCTGGCCGAAATGCCCGAAGGCCCGATCCAGAGCGAGGACCGCAAGGTCTCGCCGCCCAAGCGCGGCGAGATGAAGCAGTCGATGGAAAGCCTGATCCACCACTTCAAGCTCTACACCGAAGGCTTCCACGTGCCGGCCGGCGAGGTCTATGTGGCCACCGAAAGCCCCAAGGGTGAATTCGGCGTCTATCTGGTCAGCGACGGCGGCAACAAGCCCTATCGCTGCAAGATCCGCCCGACCGCCTTCAGCCATCTGCAGGCGATGGACTTCCTGACCAAGGGCCACATGCTGCCCGACATCACCGCCATTCTGGGCGCGATGGACATCGTGTTCGGGGAGTGCGACCGTTGA
- a CDS encoding NADH-quinone oxidoreductase subunit B has translation MGANGRLMNPQTLAPAVTPPDQAFFKDLSQEVSDKGFLVTSTEDLFHWARTGSLWWMTFGLACCAVEMIHVNMPRYDMERFGAAPRASPRQSDVMIVAGTLCNKMAPALRKVYDQMSNPKWVISMGSCANGGGYYHYSYSVVRGCDRIVPVDIYVPGCPPTAEALLYGIMQLQRKIRRTGTIER, from the coding sequence ATGGGGGCCAATGGCCGCCTGATGAACCCCCAGACGCTGGCGCCCGCCGTGACGCCGCCTGACCAGGCCTTCTTCAAGGACCTGTCGCAGGAAGTGTCGGACAAGGGTTTTCTGGTCACCAGCACCGAGGATCTCTTCCACTGGGCCCGCACGGGCTCTTTGTGGTGGATGACCTTTGGCCTGGCATGCTGCGCCGTGGAAATGATCCACGTCAACATGCCGCGCTATGACATGGAGCGCTTCGGCGCCGCGCCGCGCGCCTCCCCGCGTCAGAGCGACGTGATGATCGTGGCCGGCACGCTGTGCAACAAGATGGCCCCGGCGCTGCGCAAGGTCTATGACCAGATGTCGAACCCCAAATGGGTGATCTCGATGGGCAGCTGCGCCAATGGCGGTGGTTATTACCACTACAGCTACAGCGTGGTGCGCGGTTGCGACCGTATCGTCCCCGTGGACATCTATGTGCCCGGTTGCCCGCCGACCGCGGAGGCGCTGCTGTATGGAATCATGCAGTTGCAGCGCAAGATCCGCCGCACCGGCACGATCGAGCGTTAA
- a CDS encoding NADH-quinone oxidoreductase subunit A produces the protein MVDLSHYLPILIFLVIALGLSSAFVFLPQLVGRLTGSYKPEADKLSEYECGFPTFEDPRSQFDVRFYLVAILFIIFDLEAAFLFPWAVSLKQTGWAGWATMMVFLAELVIGFIYAWKKGALDWE, from the coding sequence TTGGTCGACCTGTCGCACTACCTGCCCATTCTGATTTTCCTGGTTATCGCACTGGGACTCTCATCGGCATTCGTTTTCCTGCCCCAGCTGGTAGGCCGTCTGACCGGCTCCTATAAGCCGGAAGCTGACAAGCTTTCGGAATATGAGTGCGGTTTCCCCACTTTTGAAGACCCGCGCAGTCAGTTCGACGTGCGATTCTATCTGGTGGCCATTCTTTTCATCATCTTCGACCTGGAAGCAGCCTTCCTGTTTCCCTGGGCGGTCAGCCTCAAGCAGACCGGCTGGGCCGGTTGGGCCACCATGATGGTGTTCCTGGCCGAACTGGTGATCGGCTTCATCTATGCGTGGAAGAAGGGAGCTCTGGACTGGGAATGA
- a CDS encoding acetyl-CoA C-acyltransferase: protein MAENSDPVVILSFARTPIGGLQGALADVPATQLGATAVKAAVERSGVNPEEIDRLYMGCVLPAGLGQAPARQAGVLGGLPKSVQATTVNKVCGSGMQTVIMGSEALAAGSVDFVVAGGMESMTNAPYLLKKHRSGARFGHDTVYDHMALDGLEDAYENAAMGAFAQDTANEYKLTREGMDDYTIESLRRAKAAIESGAFAEEIVPVTIKTRAGEVVVDTDEQPGKGRPDKIPTLRAAFAKDGTITAASSSSISDGAAAVVLARASTAEAKGLKPVAKLVSTAAHAQEPREFTIAPVGAVKKVLDKAGWSIDDVDLFEVNEAFACVAMFAMIDLGIPHEKINVNGGATALGHPIGASGARIITTLLGALRKRGLKKGVAALCIGGGEATAVAIELI from the coding sequence ATGGCTGAGAATTCAGATCCCGTCGTCATCCTGTCCTTCGCCCGCACGCCGATCGGCGGGCTTCAGGGGGCGCTGGCCGATGTTCCCGCAACCCAACTGGGCGCGACCGCCGTCAAGGCCGCTGTCGAGCGCTCGGGCGTGAACCCCGAAGAGATCGACCGCCTGTATATGGGCTGCGTGCTGCCTGCAGGGCTCGGTCAGGCCCCAGCCCGTCAGGCTGGCGTGCTGGGCGGCCTGCCCAAGTCGGTTCAGGCCACCACCGTCAACAAGGTCTGCGGCTCGGGCATGCAGACGGTCATCATGGGTTCGGAAGCTCTGGCCGCGGGCAGCGTCGATTTCGTGGTCGCGGGCGGCATGGAAAGCATGACCAACGCCCCCTACCTGCTGAAAAAGCACCGCTCGGGCGCGCGCTTCGGCCATGACACCGTCTATGATCACATGGCGCTCGACGGCCTCGAAGACGCCTATGAGAACGCCGCCATGGGCGCCTTCGCCCAGGACACGGCCAATGAGTACAAGCTGACCCGCGAGGGCATGGACGACTACACCATCGAATCGCTGCGCCGCGCCAAGGCCGCGATCGAGAGCGGCGCCTTCGCCGAGGAAATCGTGCCCGTCACGATCAAGACCCGCGCCGGCGAAGTCGTGGTCGACACCGACGAGCAGCCCGGCAAGGGCCGCCCCGACAAGATCCCCACCCTGCGCGCCGCCTTCGCCAAGGACGGCACGATCACGGCGGCGTCTTCCTCGTCGATCTCGGACGGTGCCGCTGCCGTGGTCCTCGCCCGTGCCAGCACCGCCGAGGCCAAGGGCCTGAAGCCGGTCGCCAAGCTGGTTTCCACCGCCGCCCATGCGCAGGAGCCCCGCGAATTCACCATCGCCCCCGTCGGCGCGGTGAAGAAGGTGCTCGACAAGGCTGGCTGGAGCATCGACGACGTGGACCTGTTCGAGGTCAACGAGGCCTTCGCCTGCGTCGCCATGTTCGCGATGATCGACCTGGGCATCCCCCACGAGAAGATCAACGTCAACGGCGGCGCCACGGCGCTGGGCCACCCCATCGGCGCCTCGGGCGCGCGCATCATCACCACGCTGCTGGGCGCTCTGCGCAAGCGCGGGCTGAAGAAGGGCGTCGCGGCGCTGTGCATCGGTGGCGGTGAGGCTACGGCCGTTGCTATCGAGTTGATTTAA
- a CDS encoding SH3 domain-containing protein: MSFPRFVSAAAAFSVALGALCTAPLSDRLSAAPDRKPPYWQSLKADEVNMRVGPGEDYGIRFVYHRRHLPVKILRIKENWRFVEDPDGVRGWMVINFLGNERTASVRGRGPAEMRSGGSDSAGLLWKIAPGAVGKLGDCGNGWCKLDIDRHVGYVRQDRLWGVGQP; this comes from the coding sequence ATGTCATTCCCCCGTTTCGTCTCTGCCGCCGCCGCATTTTCGGTGGCCCTCGGCGCCCTCTGTACCGCTCCGCTCTCTGATAGGCTCTCGGCTGCGCCCGACCGCAAGCCGCCCTATTGGCAGTCGCTGAAGGCCGATGAGGTCAACATGCGCGTGGGGCCGGGCGAGGATTACGGCATCCGCTTCGTCTACCACCGCCGCCACCTCCCGGTGAAAATCCTGCGCATCAAGGAAAACTGGCGCTTCGTGGAAGATCCGGACGGCGTGCGCGGCTGGATGGTGATCAATTTCCTTGGGAATGAGCGCACGGCCTCCGTGCGCGGGCGCGGGCCTGCCGAGATGCGCTCGGGCGGGAGCGATTCGGCGGGGCTGCTGTGGAAGATCGCTCCAGGCGCCGTGGGCAAGCTGGGCGATTGCGGGAACGGCTGGTGCAAGCTCGATATCGACCGGCATGTCGGATATGTGCGGCAGGATCGGCTTTGGGGTGTTGGGCAGCCTTAA
- a CDS encoding nitronate monooxygenase, which produces MGFKGLQPILYGGREVWPLVEGGKGVAATNHASSGAWAAAGGIGTVSAVNADSYDDNGDFIPQIYHALTRQGRHAELIRYAIDGAVEQVRRAYDIASGKGAININVLWEMGGAQEVLEGVLEKTKGLVTGVTCGAGMPYKLSEIAARFNVHYLPIVSSGRAFRALWKRAYHKVADLMAAVVYEDPWLAGGHNGLSNAEDPTKPQDPYPRVKQLRETMRAEGVPDSVPIVMAGGVWYLREWENWIDNPELGAIAFQYGTRPLLTEESPIPQAWKDHLRTLEPGDVLLHKFSPTGFYSSAVKNPFLLDLDERSHRQVPYSKVEAGDHTVQLDVGVKGKNFWVTPTDRERARGWVAAGYTEALRTPDDTVVFVTSETRAVIRKDQADCMGCLSHCGFSAWKDHDDWTTGRLADPRSFCIQKTLQDIAHGGDVEQNLMFAGHAAYRFKQDPFYSNNFTPTVKQLVDRILTGD; this is translated from the coding sequence ATGGGTTTCAAGGGTTTGCAGCCGATTCTCTACGGGGGTAGGGAGGTCTGGCCGCTGGTTGAGGGTGGCAAGGGGGTTGCCGCCACCAACCACGCGAGTTCGGGCGCATGGGCGGCCGCAGGCGGCATCGGTACGGTTTCGGCCGTCAATGCCGACAGCTATGACGACAATGGCGATTTCATCCCGCAGATCTATCACGCGCTGACCCGTCAGGGCCGCCATGCCGAGCTGATCCGCTATGCCATCGACGGCGCGGTGGAACAGGTGCGCCGCGCCTATGACATCGCCAGCGGCAAGGGCGCGATCAACATCAACGTGCTCTGGGAAATGGGCGGCGCTCAGGAAGTGCTCGAGGGCGTGCTGGAGAAGACCAAGGGTCTGGTCACCGGCGTCACCTGCGGCGCGGGCATGCCCTACAAGCTCTCCGAGATCGCGGCGCGCTTCAATGTGCATTACCTGCCGATCGTCTCCTCGGGCCGCGCCTTCCGCGCGCTGTGGAAGCGGGCCTATCACAAGGTCGCCGATCTGATGGCCGCGGTGGTCTATGAAGACCCGTGGCTGGCCGGTGGCCACAATGGCCTCTCCAACGCGGAAGACCCCACCAAGCCGCAGGACCCCTATCCCCGCGTCAAGCAGCTGCGCGAAACCATGCGTGCCGAGGGTGTGCCTGATTCGGTGCCCATCGTGATGGCTGGCGGCGTCTGGTATCTGCGCGAGTGGGAAAACTGGATCGACAACCCCGAGCTGGGCGCCATTGCCTTCCAGTACGGCACGCGGCCCTTGCTGACCGAGGAAAGCCCGATCCCTCAGGCGTGGAAGGATCATCTGCGCACGCTGGAGCCGGGCGATGTGCTGCTTCACAAGTTCAGCCCGACCGGTTTCTATTCCTCGGCGGTGAAGAACCCCTTCCTGCTCGATCTGGATGAGCGCAGCCACCGTCAGGTGCCCTATTCCAAGGTCGAGGCGGGCGATCACACCGTTCAGCTCGATGTCGGCGTGAAGGGCAAGAACTTCTGGGTGACGCCCACCGACCGCGAACGCGCGCGTGGCTGGGTTGCCGCCGGCTATACCGAGGCGCTGCGGACCCCCGACGATACGGTGGTGTTCGTCACCTCGGAAACCCGCGCCGTGATCCGCAAGGATCAGGCCGACTGCATGGGCTGCCTGTCGCATTGCGGTTTCTCGGCCTGGAAGGACCATGACGACTGGACGACCGGTCGCCTGGCCGATCCGCGCAGCTTCTGCATCCAGAAGACGCTTCAGGACATCGCCCATGGCGGCGACGTCGAGCAGAACCTGATGTTCGCGGGCCACGCGGCCTATCGCTTCAAGCAGGATCCGTTCTATTCCAACAACTTCACCCCCACGGTGAAGCAGCTCGTCGATCGCATCCTGACCGGCGACTGA
- a CDS encoding class I SAM-dependent methyltransferase, translating into MRLRAVSCLALALLAACQQDDPDAGRPPEARGFPRAEHQTSRPSAEETPEAERDRNDEARSVMSQAGVVPGMTVADIGAGEGYYTVRLAAQVGKKGRVLAEDIDPVSLSSLGDRVARENLDNVSIQHGAEADPHLPRDSFDRIFMVHMYHEVSEPYAFLWYLRPALRAGGRVVVVDSDVTTSGPHAGHGIAPGRLFCEFSAVGYRLTEFLRKPEISGYYAEFEAAGALPAPSSMQACRMGIAPAQRSVPGKG; encoded by the coding sequence ATGCGCCTGCGTGCCGTTTCGTGCCTCGCGCTGGCTTTGCTGGCGGCCTGCCAGCAGGATGATCCCGATGCCGGGCGCCCGCCCGAGGCGCGCGGTTTCCCCCGCGCCGAGCATCAGACCTCGCGCCCCTCCGCCGAGGAAACCCCTGAAGCCGAGCGTGACCGCAATGACGAGGCCCGCTCGGTGATGAGCCAGGCCGGTGTGGTTCCCGGCATGACCGTGGCCGATATCGGCGCGGGCGAGGGCTATTACACCGTGCGTCTGGCCGCTCAGGTCGGCAAGAAGGGGCGCGTGCTGGCCGAGGATATCGATCCGGTCAGCCTGTCGTCTCTGGGCGACCGCGTGGCGCGCGAAAATCTCGACAATGTGTCGATCCAGCACGGGGCGGAGGCGGATCCGCATTTGCCCCGTGACAGTTTTGACCGCATTTTCATGGTCCATATGTACCACGAAGTATCCGAGCCCTATGCCTTCCTCTGGTATCTGCGGCCTGCGCTGCGCGCCGGAGGACGGGTGGTGGTGGTGGACAGTGATGTCACGACCAGCGGCCCTCACGCTGGTCATGGCATTGCCCCGGGCCGTTTGTTCTGCGAATTTTCCGCCGTTGGATATCGATTGACGGAATTCCTTCGCAAGCCGGAGATTTCGGGGTATTACGCGGAATTCGAAGCTGCCGGTGCTTTACCGGCTCCGTCCTCGATGCAGGCGTGCCGGATGGGGATAGCTCCGGCCCAGCGCTCTGTTCCAGGCAAGGGGTGA
- the bla gene encoding class A beta-lactamase, with protein MMQRRSFGAGVVAALGAGAALPRLALAQPGAPIGTLGFYLLDTATGQGFGERMDERFAMCSSFKLSLAAHVLHLAQQGRIDLTQTVTYSEAFVAALGHTPDTKAHLSTGMSVLDLARASVVNSDNAAANLLLERSGGPEALTAFWRALGDTTTRLDAIEPSLNRVPLGEVRNTSTPRAMAHTVAALLTGPLLTPAHRTMLLGWMHESATGLKRIRAGLPKDWWAGDKTGTASYDDAPAYCIDLAYIRPPGRKPLIATAFLRVDGPHAEITPAAEARIADAARAGLQRWMGQGHR; from the coding sequence ATGATGCAACGCCGGTCGTTCGGCGCCGGAGTTGTCGCGGCGCTGGGCGCCGGGGCCGCTCTGCCGCGCCTTGCGCTGGCGCAGCCTGGCGCGCCCATCGGCACGCTGGGCTTCTATCTGCTCGACACCGCCACCGGGCAGGGCTTTGGCGAGCGCATGGACGAGCGTTTCGCCATGTGCTCCTCCTTCAAGCTGAGCCTGGCCGCCCATGTGCTGCATCTGGCCCAGCAGGGCCGCATCGATCTGACCCAGACCGTGACCTACAGCGAGGCTTTCGTCGCCGCGCTGGGCCATACGCCGGATACGAAGGCGCATCTCTCCACCGGCATGAGCGTGCTCGATCTGGCGCGCGCCAGCGTGGTCAACAGCGACAATGCGGCGGCCAATCTCCTGCTGGAGCGCAGCGGCGGGCCCGAGGCGCTGACGGCCTTCTGGCGCGCGCTGGGCGACACGACCACCCGTCTGGATGCCATCGAACCCAGCCTCAACCGCGTGCCTCTCGGCGAGGTCCGCAACACCAGCACGCCGCGCGCCATGGCCCACACCGTGGCCGCGCTGCTGACCGGGCCTTTGCTCACCCCGGCCCATCGCACCATGCTGCTTGGCTGGATGCATGAGAGCGCCACTGGCCTCAAGCGCATCCGCGCCGGGCTGCCGAAGGACTGGTGGGCAGGGGACAAGACCGGCACCGCCTCCTATGACGATGCTCCGGCCTATTGTATCGATCTGGCCTATATCCGCCCGCCGGGGCGCAAGCCACTGATCGCCACCGCTTTCCTGCGTGTCGATGGTCCGCATGCCGAGATCACGCCCGCCGCCGAGGCGCGCATTGCCGATGCCGCCCGCGCGGGGCTGCAGCGCTGGATGGGGCAGGGCCACCGCTGA
- the prfB gene encoding peptide chain release factor 2 gives MRAEGQAHIDRIEAALALVRKFLDWDRALRRFDELNARVEDPKLWDNPKEAEAVMRERRRLEASIGAVNHIGQEMADAIEFIELGEMEGDEATIGEGLSSLAALAERADNDKVQALLAGEADASDTYIEVHAGAGGTESQDWAEMLQRMYSRWAERHGYKVELVDYHAGEQAGIKSATLLIKGENAYGYAKTESGVHRLVRISPYDSSARRHTSFSSIWVYPVVDDNIEIDINPADLKIDTYRASGAGGQHVNTTDSAVRITHVPSGIIVASQNDRSQHKNRATAMNMLKARLYETELAKREAATNSEYNAKTEIGWGHQIRSYVLQPYQLVKDLRTGVTSTSPDDVLDGALDPFMAAALSQRVTGDKVDVEDVD, from the coding sequence ATGCGTGCCGAGGGCCAGGCCCATATTGACCGGATTGAGGCTGCTTTGGCGCTCGTCCGCAAGTTCCTGGACTGGGACCGTGCGCTGCGGCGCTTTGACGAGCTGAACGCGCGCGTGGAAGATCCCAAGCTCTGGGACAATCCCAAGGAAGCGGAGGCGGTGATGCGTGAGCGTCGCCGGCTGGAGGCTAGCATCGGCGCCGTCAATCACATCGGTCAGGAAATGGCCGATGCCATCGAGTTCATCGAGCTGGGCGAGATGGAGGGCGACGAGGCCACCATCGGCGAGGGGCTTTCCTCGCTGGCCGCGCTGGCCGAGCGTGCCGACAATGACAAGGTGCAGGCGCTGCTGGCCGGTGAAGCCGATGCCAGCGATACCTACATCGAAGTCCATGCCGGCGCGGGCGGCACCGAGAGCCAGGACTGGGCCGAGATGCTGCAGCGCATGTATTCGCGTTGGGCCGAGCGCCATGGCTACAAGGTCGAGCTGGTCGATTACCACGCGGGCGAGCAGGCCGGGATCAAGAGCGCCACGCTGCTGATCAAGGGCGAGAACGCTTACGGCTATGCCAAGACCGAGAGCGGCGTGCACCGTCTGGTCCGCATCAGCCCTTATGATAGCTCGGCGCGTCGGCATACGTCGTTCTCGTCGATCTGGGTCTATCCCGTGGTCGATGACAACATTGAGATCGACATCAACCCGGCGGATCTGAAGATCGACACCTATCGCGCTTCGGGCGCGGGTGGTCAGCACGTGAACACCACCGACTCGGCGGTGCGTATCACCCACGTGCCCTCGGGCATCATTGTCGCCTCGCAGAACGACCGCAGCCAGCACAAGAACCGCGCCACCGCGATGAACATGCTGAAGGCGCGCCTCTACGAGACCGAACTGGCCAAGCGTGAAGCCGCCACCAACAGCGAATACAACGCCAAGACCGAGATCGGTTGGGGCCACCAGATCCGCTCCTATGTGCTCCAGCCCTATCAGCTGGTGAAGGATCTGCGCACCGGTGTGACCAGCACCTCGCCCGACGATGTGCTCGATGGCGCGCTCGATCCCTTCATGGCCGCCGCCCTGTCGCAGCGCGTGACGGGCGACAAGGTCGACGTCGAGGACGTGGATTGA